One region of Citrus sinensis cultivar Valencia sweet orange chromosome 6, DVS_A1.0, whole genome shotgun sequence genomic DNA includes:
- the LOC102618921 gene encoding aquaporin PIP1-2 translates to MEGKEEDVRVGANRYRESQPIGTAAQTQDVKDYTEPPPAPLFEPGELSSWSFYRAGIAEFVATFLFLYITVLTVMGVSKSKSKCSTVGIQGIAWAFGGMIFALVYCTAGISGGHINPAVTFGLFLARKLSLTRAVFYMIMQCLGAICGAAVVKGFQKSQYEMLGGGANMLSKGYSKGDGLGAEIVGTFVLVYTVFSATDAKRNARDSHVPILAPLPIGFAVFLVHLATIPITGTGINPARSLGAALIYNKDQAWDDHWIFWAGPFIGAALAALYHQIVIRAIPFKSK, encoded by the exons ATGGAGGGCAAAGAAGAGGATGTAAGAGTGGGAGCAAATAGGTATCGAGAGAGTCAACCTATTGGAACCGCGGCTCAGACTCAGGATGTGAAGGATTACACGGAGCCACCTCCGGCGCCGCTCTTTGAGCCCGGCGAATTATCGTCGTGGTCCTTTTACAGGGCTGGCATTGCGGAGTTTGTGGCCACGTTCTTGTTTCTTTACATCACTGTTCTAACAGTGATGGGCGTGTCCAAATCCAAAAGCAAATGTTCCACTGTGGGAATCCAGGGCATCGCTTGGGCTTTTGGCGGCATGATCTTCGCTCTAGTCTACTGCACTGCTGGCATTTCAG GGGGTCACATTAACCCAGCGGTGACATTCGGGCTGTTCTTGGCCCGAAAGCTGTCGCTTACCAGGGCAGTTTTTTACATGATAATGCAGTGTTTAGGGGCCATATGCGGTGCCGCCGTTGTAAAGGGCTTTCAGAAAAGCCAATATGAAATGCTAGGCGGCGGTGCCAACATGCTCAGCAAAGGCTACAGCAAGGGAGATGGCCTTGGAGCCGAGATTGTTGGTACCTTTGTTCTTGTTTACACTGTCTTCTCGGCCACTGATGCCAAGCGCAATGCCCGCGATTCTCATGTTCCT ATATTGGCACCCCTGCCCATTGGATTTGCTGTGTTTTTGGTGCACTTGGCAACAATTCCTATCACAGGAACAGGCATTAACCCAGCTAGGAGTCTTGGCGCAGCTCTGATATACAACAAGGACCAAGCCTGGGATGATCAT TGGATTTTCTGGGCAGGACCATTCATTGGAGCAGCGCTTGCAGCTTTATATCATCAGATTGTGATCAGGGCCATCCCATTCAAGTCCAAATGA